A single genomic interval of Alligator mississippiensis isolate rAllMis1 chromosome 15, rAllMis1, whole genome shotgun sequence harbors:
- the LOC109285063 gene encoding uncharacterized protein LOC109285063: MMKPCVFLALAGVTCSLVVGQTTLIPAESDSPSAPTTTTMPPTSTAAPASTLSTSTAAPASTLSTSTAAPASTLSTSTGCVPWTPCPGKPRPSAARVRQAWKLWQFCCATCVKHLTFPGCSRPRPQFPYNCSGPVTSQPSITQSSTFRPGHFWMRRRCARKCRPFYG; the protein is encoded by the exons ATGATGAAGCCCTGTGTTTTCCTGGCGCTGGCGGGCGTCACCTGCAGCCTGGTGGTTGGGC AAACAACTCTGATCCCGGCAGAATCTGACAGCCCCT CTGCACCTACCACTACCACCATGCCTCCCACCAGCACTG CTGCCCCGGCCTCAACGCTTTCCACCAGCACTG CTGCCCCGGCCTCGACGCTTTCCACCAGCACTG CTGCCCCTGCCTCGACGCTTTCCACCAGCACAGGGTGCGTCCCGTGGACCCCTTGCCCTGGCAAGCCCAGGCCCAGTGCGGCGAGGGTCCGGCAGGCGTGGAAGCTCTGGCAGTTCTGCTGTGCCACGTGTGTCAAGCACCTCaccttccctggctgcagccgaCCCAGGCCACAGTTCCC CTACAACTGCTCCGGCCCTGTCACCTCTCAGCCCAG CATCACACAGAGTTCAACGTTTCGTCCAGGGCATTTTTGGATGAGGAGACG GTGCGCAAGGAAGTGCCGGCCCTTTTATGGGTGA